The segment AAAGTTCAACCTTACGAAGGTTTTATGCGAATACCTTAGCTACTCTATTTAATAAGACAGATGAAGCGATTAAACAGATGAAGAAGCTTGTGGAAATAGATCCATCTACGGAGAATTTTTTGCTTCTTACAAAACTCTGCGAGAGTAAAAAAGATTTCTCTTGTGCCATAAGTGCAATGGACAAGATTATTGAAAAAGAACCCACCGCAGAGAACTATTATAAAAGGGGTCTCTATTACTACAATCTCGAATTGAAGCCAAATGCCCTTAGGGATTTTGAAGCCTCTTTAAAATTGGAAAAGAATTTTATGCCGATGCTTATGATATCTGAGATATACATACAGGATAATAAGACCGATCTGGCTATTAAGTATCTGGAAGATGCTGTGAAAGAAAGGGCAGGCCTGGTGATCCCTGAATACAGACTGGCGGAGCTTTACAGGATAAAAGGGAATTTTCAGAAATCGGTAAAGTATTTTGAGATGATTGCTGAAAAAGTGAGTGATCGGGAAAAACCATACGTATACAAACAGATAGCCGGTATCTATTTTGAACTGAAAGATTACGATTCAGCTTTTGTATGGTTTAGCCGTTTGAATGATGTTGATAAAAATGATCCGTTATCTTATTATTACCTTGGGGTCATAAGTGAGATCAAAAAAGATTTTCAAGGGGCTGTGAAATATTACAAAGAGCTTACCCTTATGGATCCCCGTCATACATTTGGGAAAAAAAGACTTGCCTATGCTTATATAAAAATTAAAGACTATTCAAAGGCACTAACTGCTCTTGAATCGATAGATAAAGATGAAAGGGATGTGGACTATTTTAGAATTAAAGCATTGATATATGCGGAAAAGAAAGATACTCAAAATCAGCTGGCAACACTGCTTGATGGACTTTCCAAAAATCCAAATAGCGAAGATCTTTTATTTGATATTGCAGATTATTACGAAAAGGTAAAACAGTACGACAAGGTGGAGTATTATCTGAAAAAGCTTCTGTCGATAAATCCCAATAATGCATCTGCATTAAACTACCTTGGGTATCTCTATGCCGAACAGAATAAAAACCTCGATGAAGCTTATGTTATGATAGAAAAAGCCCTGAAATTTGAACCAGAAAATTCCGCATATCTCGATAGCATGGCCTGGGTGCTTTATAGATTAAAAAGGTATCAGGAGGCTTTTGAATACCAGAAGAAAGCTTTGAAGAAATCTCCGGAGGAAAAAGAGATGGTTGAGCATATGAAGGAGATTCTTAAAGCTCTTGGTATAAATAAGAGTATAGAAGATATTTTAAAAGAGGATAAATGAAACCTATACTGAAAGTATTATTTACTTTTGGTTTATCTATTTATTTACTTTACGGATGTGTGAGTAAAGAGGTGTCTCTCCCTGTTGTGCCAATGGACAACAAAACAGGGTATACAGATCATCTTAAGAACTTGATAACAAAGTTGACGGAGAAAAATCCTGTCATCTGCAGCTACAAAAGCAGTGTTATCTTTGATTATCAGGATGAAAAGACCAAAGTCAAAATGAAAGGATTGGTAAATAAAGACTGCGATAACAATGGTGAGGTTGTTGTCCTGGGGCCATTTGGGGTTGTCCTGTACAATGCCAAGTATAAAAATGGTGTCCTTGAGATCTCAAAGGATAATGATACGCTCATTGTAAACGAGAAAACTCAAAATAAGGTTTCAGAAATGATTCGGTACATTCATCTTTTAAACTACCCCGGAATTTTGCCGGATGAGACTTTTGCTTTCAGAGAAGAAGGGGATAAGATACTGTTTCATAAGGATAATGTAACCATATTTACAGAAGACTTTAATGTTAAAAAGGTTATTTTTGGTAAGATTACTGTGGTCTACAATGTGGAAAATGGGAAAATAAAAGAGATTACTTTGATCCAGGAAGATAAAAATAGATATTTAAGGATCATTTTTAATTAATTATGGATTTTATTAGAAGCTACGCTAAGATTAACATATTTCTACACATTATAGATAAAAGAAGTGACGGCTATCACAATATCTTTTCTTTAATGACAAAGATAGGGTTGTATGATACCATTTTTATTGAGAAGTCTGATAATTTTAAAATAGATTCAAACGTAAGATGGTTACCAACAGATGAAAATAATATCGTTTATAAGATTTATCAAAAGGTAAAAGAGATCTACGATATCCCGCCTGTTCGGTTCAGTATATTTAAAAATATTCCAGCTGGAGCCGGTTTGGGTGGTGGGAGCAGTAATGCGGAAGCTGGTTTAACACTTTTGGATCGTTATTTTGGCCTAAATATGGGGTATCAGGAAAAGATGGATATCTTAAGGTCTGTTGGATCGGATACGGCATTTTTTTTGGTTAAAGATGGTGTTGCCTATGCTGAAGGGCGGGGTGAGATTGTATCAAAAGGGCCATTACTTCCTAAGGCTAAAATACTACTCGTGAAACCATCTTTTTCTGTTTCAACAAAGGAAGCGTATTCAGGGGTAAAATTAAGATTGACAAATAATTACAATAAAGATAAAATACAAAGTTTTGTGGGATACGGCGATATGATAAAAATGCTGGAAAACGATTTTGAATATACCATATTTGAAAAGCATCCAGAACTCGGATGGATAAAAAAGATGTTGAGCAACTTTGGTGCAGATGGTGCTTTGATGAGTGGAAGTGGCTCTACAGTGTATGGTCTGTTTTCCGATGAAAAAAAGATGAACGAAGCAGAAAGATTTTTTAGAAAATTTAATATATATTGGACTTTAAAAACAACGATATTATAGGTGGTGATATGGATTTTTTGGTTTTTTCAGGTAATTCTAATAAAACATTGGCTCAGGGGATTGTTGCCAAGCTTGGGTTAAGGCTTGGGGATGCCACTGTAAGTAAATTCAGTGATGGTGAGATATTTGTTAGAATAAATGAATCAGTTAGAGGTAGGGATGTTTTTGTGGTGCAATCTACTAATTACCCTGCAGAGGTTCATCTGATGGAGCTTATGATAATGGTGGATGCTCTTAAAAGGGCATCAGCCAAGTCTGTAACTGCGGTTATGCCTTATTTTGGCTATGCCAGACAGGATAGAACTGTGGAGCCAAGGGTGCCCATCACGGCAAAGCTTGTGGCAAATCTCCTTACAAAATCTGGTATAGATAGGATTGTCACGATGGATCTACATGCTGGCCAGATTCAGGGTTTTTTTGATATTCCGGTAGATAATCTCTATTCAGTTCCTATAATTGCCAAATACTTCAGGGATAAAGGGATGTGTGGTGAGGATTATGTTGTGGTGTCTCCGGATGCCGGTGGCGTTACAAGGGCAAGGGGGTTTGCAAAAGCTTTAGATACATCCCTTGCGATTATTGATAAAAGAAGATCCGGTCCCAATGTGGCAAAAGCTATGAATGTGATAGGTGATGTAAAGGGTAAAGGTGTAATTATAATAGATGATATGATAGACACCGCCGGCACACTCGTGGAAGCAGCCCATGCCGTTTTAGAACATGGAGCTACTAAAGTAGTTGCAGGGGCATCCCATGGGATTTTGAGTGGACCAGCTATTGAGAGGATATTAAAGAGTGAACTGGAAGAGGTTGTGATTACAGATACAATTGAGGCCAGCAAAGAAAAGCTTTCTTTTTCAAA is part of the Calditerrivibrio nitroreducens DSM 19672 genome and harbors:
- the ispE gene encoding 4-(cytidine 5'-diphospho)-2-C-methyl-D-erythritol kinase, producing MDFIRSYAKINIFLHIIDKRSDGYHNIFSLMTKIGLYDTIFIEKSDNFKIDSNVRWLPTDENNIVYKIYQKVKEIYDIPPVRFSIFKNIPAGAGLGGGSSNAEAGLTLLDRYFGLNMGYQEKMDILRSVGSDTAFFLVKDGVAYAEGRGEIVSKGPLLPKAKILLVKPSFSVSTKEAYSGVKLRLTNNYNKDKIQSFVGYGDMIKMLENDFEYTIFEKHPELGWIKKMLSNFGADGALMSGSGSTVYGLFSDEKKMNEAERFFRKFNIYWTLKTTIL
- a CDS encoding tetratricopeptide repeat protein, which translates into the protein MRKILIGICLLIIPFLGFAEEDVSYVKEFLKANMLINDGNIKDALPILEKINKNVDDEAVVIKLAEVYISLGKKDEFHKLMDKSLKKEMFNKSSTLRRFYANTLATLFNKTDEAIKQMKKLVEIDPSTENFLLLTKLCESKKDFSCAISAMDKIIEKEPTAENYYKRGLYYYNLELKPNALRDFEASLKLEKNFMPMLMISEIYIQDNKTDLAIKYLEDAVKERAGLVIPEYRLAELYRIKGNFQKSVKYFEMIAEKVSDREKPYVYKQIAGIYFELKDYDSAFVWFSRLNDVDKNDPLSYYYLGVISEIKKDFQGAVKYYKELTLMDPRHTFGKKRLAYAYIKIKDYSKALTALESIDKDERDVDYFRIKALIYAEKKDTQNQLATLLDGLSKNPNSEDLLFDIADYYEKVKQYDKVEYYLKKLLSINPNNASALNYLGYLYAEQNKNLDEAYVMIEKALKFEPENSAYLDSMAWVLYRLKRYQEAFEYQKKALKKSPEEKEMVEHMKEILKALGINKSIEDILKEDK
- a CDS encoding ribose-phosphate pyrophosphokinase yields the protein MDFLVFSGNSNKTLAQGIVAKLGLRLGDATVSKFSDGEIFVRINESVRGRDVFVVQSTNYPAEVHLMELMIMVDALKRASAKSVTAVMPYFGYARQDRTVEPRVPITAKLVANLLTKSGIDRIVTMDLHAGQIQGFFDIPVDNLYSVPIIAKYFRDKGMCGEDYVVVSPDAGGVTRARGFAKALDTSLAIIDKRRSGPNVAKAMNVIGDVKGKGVIIIDDMIDTAGTLVEAAHAVLEHGATKVVAGASHGILSGPAIERILKSELEEVVITDTIEASKEKLSFSKLKILSTSDLFAEAINRIYKKESISSLFVNI